A single Arachidicoccus sp. BS20 DNA region contains:
- a CDS encoding TonB-dependent receptor: protein MTAKKIISLSLLIFSIQFSHAQNVVDSTHNLDTVQVTAFQLQTLREDAPAAIAVVSKQQLQLLDNTSLVPIFNTIPGLRMEERSPGSYRLSLRGSLVRSPYGVRNVKIYWNDIPLTDAGGNTYLQLVDGNQLQSAEIIKGPASSLYGANTGGAVILHSGNIYSTKKNIFNAGITGGSYNLFDEHAGWTLTNKNFQSNLEQSHLHNDGYRQQSALRKDVIKWDGYANFSKKEKLNYLAFYSNIYYQTPGGLTLRQLGTDTTAYPLSVAQHAAIYNKTIFGGVSLNSSFSKHFDNTTSLMLNHTSFKNPFTNNYEIRNEWNYGGRTIFNYHTSSSALKFNWNAGFEWLQNHSHIDDYGNKAGKVDTVQYKDELFATQYFAFTQATLQVNNRFIFQAGLSNNKQFVRYRRPSDNTQNDFVKGQIRNMPAPRFSALYKINHSINVYAIAAEGFSPPALAELHPSNGTFNDSLQPEYGWNFELGFKGNILRHRLQFDASVYSFGLHDAIVSRGAANNVAYYVNAGSTRQRGIEVWLNGIILDDENHFISQLTLSNSFSYQPYKFTSYIESGNDYSGNRLTGVPKYINATTLVAKTNVGAYLNVILNNVSSLPLDDANDAFAKPYHLLQSKIGYRHSLKNFQYNVFLMVDNLLNETYSLGNDINAYGGRFYNPAPKRNFSVGVDVYF, encoded by the coding sequence ATGACCGCGAAAAAAATTATATCATTATCTCTTTTAATCTTCAGTATTCAATTTTCACACGCACAAAACGTTGTCGATTCTACACACAACCTGGACACCGTGCAGGTTACAGCGTTTCAACTGCAAACGCTTCGCGAAGATGCGCCTGCGGCAATTGCGGTCGTCAGCAAGCAACAACTGCAATTATTGGACAACACTTCTCTCGTCCCGATTTTCAATACCATTCCCGGCTTGCGTATGGAAGAGCGTTCGCCGGGCAGTTATCGTTTATCCTTGCGCGGCAGCTTGGTGCGCTCGCCTTATGGTGTGCGCAACGTAAAAATTTATTGGAACGATATTCCTTTGACCGATGCCGGCGGCAATACTTACTTGCAATTGGTGGACGGAAATCAATTACAATCGGCGGAAATTATCAAAGGCCCCGCAAGCAGCTTGTACGGCGCAAACACAGGTGGCGCGGTCATTCTCCACTCGGGGAATATTTATTCAACAAAGAAAAATATTTTCAATGCAGGCATCACCGGCGGCTCGTATAATTTGTTTGATGAACACGCCGGTTGGACTCTTACCAATAAAAATTTTCAAAGCAATCTGGAACAATCGCATTTGCACAACGACGGTTACAGGCAACAATCTGCTTTGCGGAAAGATGTGATAAAATGGGACGGCTATGCAAATTTTTCTAAAAAGGAAAAGCTGAATTACCTTGCTTTTTATTCCAACATATATTATCAAACGCCGGGCGGATTAACGTTGCGGCAATTGGGAACAGATACAACAGCTTACCCTTTGTCCGTAGCACAGCACGCGGCAATTTATAACAAAACTATTTTTGGCGGTGTGAGCTTAAATTCTTCGTTTAGCAAGCATTTTGACAATACAACTTCGCTGATGCTGAACCACACGTCGTTCAAAAATCCGTTTACCAACAATTATGAAATCCGCAATGAATGGAACTATGGCGGAAGAACAATATTTAATTATCACACAAGTTCCTCTGCTCTGAAGTTCAATTGGAATGCGGGTTTCGAGTGGTTACAGAATCATTCGCACATTGACGATTACGGCAACAAAGCAGGAAAAGTTGATACCGTTCAGTATAAAGACGAATTATTTGCTACGCAATATTTTGCTTTTACCCAAGCGACTTTGCAAGTAAATAATCGATTTATTTTTCAGGCAGGATTGAGTAATAATAAACAATTTGTTCGTTATCGCCGTCCATCGGATAATACGCAAAATGATTTTGTAAAAGGACAAATCCGCAATATGCCTGCGCCGCGTTTCAGCGCTTTGTACAAAATCAACCATTCAATCAATGTTTATGCCATTGCCGCAGAAGGCTTTTCGCCGCCGGCTTTGGCGGAATTGCATCCGTCCAACGGAACATTCAACGATTCGCTGCAGCCTGAATACGGTTGGAATTTTGAGTTGGGTTTTAAAGGAAACATTCTCCGGCATCGTTTGCAGTTTGATGCTTCCGTTTATTCATTCGGCTTGCACGATGCGATTGTTTCGCGCGGAGCTGCAAATAATGTTGCATACTATGTGAATGCAGGCAGTACAAGGCAGCGCGGCATTGAAGTGTGGCTGAACGGAATTATTTTGGATGATGAAAATCATTTTATTTCGCAACTGACTTTAAGCAATAGTTTCAGTTACCAACCATATAAATTTACAAGTTATATTGAAAGCGGAAATGATTATTCGGGCAATCGATTAACGGGCGTTCCAAAATATATCAATGCAACAACGCTTGTGGCGAAAACCAATGTGGGCGCGTATTTGAACGTTATTCTGAACAATGTTTCTTCGCTTCCTTTGGACGATGCAAACGATGCTTTTGCGAAGCCTTATCATTTATTGCAAAGCAAAATCGGCTATCGGCATTCATTGAAAAATTTTCAATACAATGTCTTTTTAATGGTTGATAATTTGCTGAACGAAACCTATAGTTTGGGCAACGACATCAACGCTTACGGCGGCAGGTTTTATAATCCTGCACCTAAGCGAAATTTCAGCGTGGGCGTTGATGTTTATTTTTAG
- a CDS encoding DUF4421 family protein, giving the protein MKYGKFILVPLMFCTVCKNHLFGQASFWKRIGTSTGNTDSTFIDDYDRMITARIYYSRTNTGIEFRTPHTNSFNYKPNNSKGIGVGVSYRYVTLDFAYGVLGRDEDKGKTHTISLMSSLYKHQWVYDFGIQHYKGMYLSPQSAFSVNNNYYLRPDIATTMIGGDFWRILNSDKFSYRAVMTQNDWQLKPAGSLLLGGEIYYGAIHGDSALTPVAIADNFPQNAVYKNHSLRIGPGIGYAYTFVFDKHFFVSGGITENLDFTIGKEYTNTASKNTASFSPNLNYRISAGYNSSLWNIDASIFDNSQYLKSYYSSNYKLFSQIFRITIARRFLPGHKTKAHFLNKVDTQLNAVQEKVNNAIDMDKNKKTKNKHQRPR; this is encoded by the coding sequence ATGAAATACGGTAAATTCATTCTTGTTCCTTTGATGTTTTGTACAGTGTGCAAAAACCATCTGTTCGGGCAGGCTTCTTTCTGGAAGCGTATTGGCACATCTACGGGGAATACAGACAGCACTTTCATTGATGATTACGACAGAATGATAACTGCGCGTATCTATTACAGCCGCACAAATACCGGCATTGAGTTTCGCACGCCGCATACCAATTCTTTTAATTACAAGCCCAACAATTCCAAAGGTATTGGCGTCGGCGTGAGTTACCGGTATGTGACCTTAGACTTCGCTTATGGTGTTTTGGGTCGTGATGAAGACAAAGGAAAAACGCATACTATCAGCCTTATGAGTTCATTATACAAGCATCAGTGGGTGTACGATTTTGGCATACAACATTACAAAGGAATGTATCTCTCGCCGCAAAGCGCGTTTTCTGTAAATAACAATTATTATCTGCGTCCCGATATTGCTACAACCATGATTGGCGGCGACTTCTGGCGGATTTTAAATTCAGATAAATTTTCTTACCGCGCTGTAATGACGCAAAACGATTGGCAATTAAAACCGGCAGGTTCTCTATTACTCGGCGGCGAAATTTATTATGGCGCTATTCACGGCGACAGTGCTTTAACGCCTGTGGCAATCGCCGATAATTTTCCGCAAAATGCGGTTTACAAAAATCATTCGTTGAGAATAGGACCGGGCATCGGTTATGCTTACACCTTTGTTTTTGATAAACACTTTTTTGTCTCCGGCGGCATCACGGAAAACCTTGATTTTACCATCGGCAAAGAATATACAAATACAGCTTCAAAAAATACGGCTTCTTTTTCTCCCAATTTGAATTACAGAATCAGTGCAGGCTATAATTCAAGTTTGTGGAATATTGATGCTTCTATATTTGACAATAGTCAATATTTAAAAAGCTATTATTCGAGCAATTACAAATTATTTTCCCAGATTTTCAGAATTACCATCGCCAGAAGATTTTTGCCCGGGCATAAAACAAAAGCACATTTTTTAAATAAAGTAGATACACAATTAAATGCAGTGCAGGAAAAAGTGAATAATGCAATTGATATGGATAAGAACAAAAAAACTAAAAATAAACATCAACGCCCACGCTGA
- a CDS encoding SusC/RagA family TonB-linked outer membrane protein — MKCKQLLCFLSFAFLLFIGNDAEAQQMRTVSGIVTSSQQNVPLTGVSVQLKGTGKGTFTTASGSYQINVPDTAGILIFSYIGYQSQEIPVTSNDLNVTLYPDSSNQLSDVVVIGYGAVKKEDATGAITTVSSKDFQTGAITSPMQLIQGKAAGVSIISNGGAPGSANTIRIRGMASLNGSNDPLIVIDGVPFAGKINPNDASGIAGISDPLALINPDDIASFTILKDASATAIYGSRASNGVILITTKKGTIGKPKFDFNTTFSLSKPEGYISVLSPDQFRDYVNTYGDSTEQSLLGDANTNWQKAIYQTALTTNNNLSVTGSWGKWLPYRVSVNYLNQQGILKTDNLQRETGSISLTPSLFTNHLKVELNMTGSLTKSRFANTGAIGAAVIFDPTQPVYDQNNTLFGGYYQWMNSNGTPNSLATHNPLASLEQEHNIGNARRSFGNLKLDYSLHFLPELHLIANWGYDVSQGHGYDEFDSTDRDVYTGVYAGKITRYHQKTTNVVAEYTLNYIKDFPSIKSNINAMVTYGYYNNKQTNDNFPTYDLRDTLLPGTTPLFPNDIQENTLISYLGRLIYTFDGKYTLTASLRRDESSKLAPGFRAGTLPGIALGWNIKKESFLKNVDAVSGLKLRLSYGKTGNVDGLGNYGYIPNYSLSTEGSQYQLGNNYYLLFAPVAYVSDLRWEQTASKDIGLDFGFLNNRISGSIDYYSKHTDNLIATVPIAAGTNFINQVTKNIGSMRSHGLEFNLNLIPVQTKDIDWNMNFNLTTFSIKVLSVGNSDSAQQFTGSISGGVNNKIQISTKGITPFSYYVYHQVYDQSGLPLEGVYEDANGDGIINQNDLYPYHSSFPTLELGFSTSFRYKKWTVATVLRSNIGAYNYNNVQSNLANGLTMLNPSAGYLGNAVTDILNTHFQQPQYLSDYYVQNASFLRMDNLSLTYNIGAIFKNKANLMLSANCQNVFVVTKYPGLDPEISSGIDNGFYPRPRTYSLGLNLGF, encoded by the coding sequence ATGAAGTGCAAGCAATTACTTTGTTTTCTGTCATTTGCATTTTTGCTTTTCATCGGGAACGATGCCGAAGCACAACAAATGAGAACAGTTTCCGGTATCGTAACGAGCAGCCAGCAGAATGTACCGTTAACCGGAGTTTCCGTACAACTTAAAGGAACAGGCAAAGGTACATTTACAACTGCGTCCGGCTCTTATCAAATTAATGTGCCCGATACAGCAGGAATTTTAATTTTTTCTTACATTGGTTATCAGTCGCAAGAGATTCCGGTTACATCAAACGACCTTAATGTTACTTTATATCCGGACAGCTCCAACCAGTTGAGCGACGTGGTTGTGATTGGGTACGGTGCGGTAAAAAAAGAAGACGCGACAGGCGCTATCACGACAGTTAGTTCAAAAGACTTCCAAACCGGCGCTATTACTTCGCCCATGCAGTTGATACAAGGCAAGGCTGCCGGCGTATCCATTATTTCAAATGGCGGGGCTCCCGGCAGTGCAAACACTATCAGAATACGCGGTATGGCTTCCTTAAACGGAAGTAACGACCCATTGATTGTGATTGACGGAGTTCCTTTTGCCGGAAAAATAAATCCTAACGATGCGAGTGGTATAGCAGGAATTTCCGACCCGCTTGCTCTAATTAATCCGGATGATATTGCATCTTTTACTATTTTAAAAGATGCATCGGCTACGGCTATTTACGGCTCGCGCGCTTCCAACGGCGTTATTTTAATTACAACGAAAAAGGGTACAATCGGCAAGCCTAAGTTCGATTTTAATACTACTTTTTCCTTGTCAAAACCCGAAGGATACATTTCGGTTTTGTCTCCGGATCAATTCCGGGATTATGTAAATACTTACGGCGATTCTACGGAGCAATCATTGCTGGGCGATGCAAATACCAACTGGCAGAAAGCTATCTATCAAACAGCACTAACCACCAATAACAATTTAAGCGTCACAGGAAGCTGGGGTAAATGGTTGCCTTACAGAGTTTCCGTGAACTATCTGAATCAGCAGGGAATTTTGAAGACAGATAATCTTCAAAGAGAAACAGGTAGCATCAGCTTAACGCCCTCCCTGTTTACCAATCACTTGAAGGTGGAATTGAATATGACCGGTTCGCTTACAAAGTCGCGCTTTGCCAATACCGGCGCTATTGGTGCGGCAGTAATATTTGACCCGACGCAGCCTGTCTATGATCAAAATAACACATTGTTTGGTGGATATTATCAATGGATGAATTCCAATGGAACACCTAACAGTCTGGCTACACACAACCCTTTGGCATCGCTGGAACAAGAGCATAATATTGGCAATGCAAGAAGAAGTTTTGGTAATTTAAAACTGGATTATTCATTGCATTTTCTTCCAGAATTACATTTGATAGCCAACTGGGGATATGATGTATCGCAAGGGCACGGGTATGATGAATTCGATTCTACGGACAGAGATGTTTACACAGGTGTATATGCAGGAAAAATTACCCGTTATCATCAGAAAACCACCAATGTGGTTGCTGAATATACATTGAATTATATCAAAGACTTCCCGTCCATCAAAAGTAATATCAACGCTATGGTAACTTATGGATATTACAACAACAAACAGACGAATGACAACTTCCCGACTTATGATTTGAGAGATACATTGCTGCCCGGCACTACGCCGCTTTTCCCCAATGACATACAGGAAAATACACTTATCTCTTATTTGGGACGTTTGATTTATACGTTTGACGGGAAATATACCTTAACGGCATCTTTGAGAAGAGATGAATCTTCCAAATTAGCACCCGGATTTCGTGCCGGAACACTGCCCGGTATTGCTTTGGGCTGGAATATCAAGAAAGAAAGCTTTTTGAAAAATGTGGATGCGGTTTCCGGTTTAAAACTCCGCCTTAGCTATGGTAAAACCGGCAACGTTGACGGGTTGGGCAACTATGGATATATTCCAAACTATAGTCTGAGCACCGAAGGCTCACAATACCAGTTAGGCAATAATTATTATCTTCTATTTGCGCCGGTTGCTTATGTGTCCGATTTGAGATGGGAACAAACAGCCTCTAAAGATATAGGATTGGATTTCGGATTTTTGAATAACCGTATTTCCGGCTCAATTGATTATTACAGCAAGCATACCGATAATCTGATTGCTACTGTTCCTATTGCAGCGGGCACGAACTTTATCAATCAGGTTACCAAAAACATCGGTTCTATGCGTAGCCATGGTTTGGAATTTAACCTGAATTTGATACCTGTGCAAACAAAAGATATTGACTGGAACATGAATTTTAACCTTACAACATTTTCTATTAAAGTGTTAAGTGTTGGCAACAGTGATTCTGCACAACAATTTACCGGTAGCATTTCGGGCGGTGTCAACAACAAAATACAAATAAGCACTAAAGGTATTACGCCATTCAGTTATTATGTATATCATCAGGTATATGACCAAAGCGGACTTCCGCTTGAAGGCGTGTATGAGGATGCCAATGGGGATGGAATAATCAATCAAAATGATTTGTATCCTTATCACTCTTCTTTCCCAACATTGGAATTGGGTTTCAGTACTTCGTTCCGATACAAAAAATGGACTGTTGCTACAGTATTGCGCAGCAACATAGGTGCATACAATTACAACAATGTTCAGTCAAATTTGGCTAATGGTCTTACAATGCTAAACCCATCTGCGGGTTATTTGGGAAATGCAGTAACAGATATACTGAATACGCATTTTCAACAACCGCAATATCTGTCGGACTATTATGTGCAGAATGCGTCGTTCCTGCGTATGGACAATTTGAGTCTGACTTATAATATAGGTGCAATATTTAAGAATAAAGCAAACCTGATGTTGAGTGCCAATTGTCAAAACGTATTCGTAGTCACAAAATATCCCGGCTTAGACCCGGAAATTTCTTCGGGCATAGACAATGGTTTTTATCCACGACCACGTACTTATTCTTTAGGTTTAAATCTTGGATTCTAA
- a CDS encoding RagB/SusD family nutrient uptake outer membrane protein gives MKNKFLKIVVIALCVGMVTSCNKMLDLQPTNSFTSGTVFNSLATTKQALAKVYAAWGLTGNSGNGSSDLSGYDPNFSDFLRSFYYLQELPTEESICAWNDAGVPDFHNLSWVPTNNQFIEGMYNRSIYQIDVANAFLRQTAADTVENANFSAADADSVKVFRAEARFIRAYQYWVLMDLYGNPPFTDENSEVGSVNPQQIKRADLFKYVESELLAIQNELKPAGQNEYARADQGADWALLARLYLNAEVYTGTQRYTDAITYASKVINSGVYDLKSNYNELFLADNNVNNPEQILSIAYDGIKGPTNGGTTFLMQCSYNSDMEADVNYGFNGGNLAWGGMRATSTLPKLFGDDYTKSSDSRARLFYGSTYDIADPKNFKQGIAVTKWRNVKSDGTIPAGTVDIASTDFPLFRLAEQYLIYAEAVLRGGTGGDMTTAISYFNKIRKRAYGNESGNVSSINLNLILDERAREFYWECMRRTDLIRFGKFTSSSYVWPWKGGAADGTGVSDKYNLYPIPVSDIQANPNLTQNTGY, from the coding sequence ATGAAAAATAAATTTTTAAAAATAGTTGTTATCGCGCTTTGCGTTGGGATGGTTACAAGTTGTAACAAAATGCTGGATCTTCAGCCAACCAACAGCTTTACATCAGGTACCGTATTTAATTCACTTGCAACTACCAAACAGGCTTTGGCAAAAGTATATGCAGCATGGGGACTTACCGGCAACAGTGGAAACGGAAGCTCGGATTTGTCCGGCTACGACCCTAACTTTTCCGATTTTTTAAGGTCGTTTTATTATTTACAGGAATTGCCGACAGAAGAATCAATTTGCGCATGGAACGATGCGGGTGTACCGGATTTTCACAATTTAAGCTGGGTACCGACCAACAACCAGTTTATTGAGGGAATGTACAATCGCTCCATTTATCAAATAGATGTGGCAAATGCCTTTTTAAGGCAAACTGCGGCAGATACAGTAGAGAATGCAAATTTCAGTGCAGCCGATGCCGACTCCGTAAAAGTTTTCAGAGCCGAAGCACGTTTTATAAGAGCATATCAATATTGGGTGCTCATGGACCTGTATGGAAATCCTCCGTTTACCGATGAGAACTCTGAGGTAGGCTCTGTAAATCCTCAGCAAATTAAACGAGCCGATTTATTCAAATATGTTGAAAGTGAATTATTGGCAATTCAAAATGAGTTGAAACCTGCCGGTCAAAATGAATATGCCCGTGCCGACCAGGGCGCAGACTGGGCTTTACTGGCGCGTTTATATTTGAATGCAGAAGTATATACCGGAACACAGAGATATACCGATGCTATCACCTATGCCTCTAAGGTTATCAACAGCGGGGTTTACGATTTAAAGTCAAATTACAATGAGTTGTTTTTAGCAGACAATAATGTAAATAATCCTGAACAAATATTATCGATTGCCTATGACGGAATTAAAGGTCCTACAAATGGCGGAACTACATTTTTAATGCAATGTTCTTACAATTCCGATATGGAAGCCGATGTTAATTACGGCTTTAACGGCGGAAACCTCGCGTGGGGCGGAATGCGGGCAACATCTACACTCCCAAAATTGTTCGGCGACGATTATACCAAATCCTCAGACTCAAGAGCACGTTTGTTCTATGGCAGTACCTATGACATTGCCGACCCGAAAAACTTTAAGCAAGGCATTGCAGTTACAAAATGGAGAAATGTGAAATCCGACGGAACAATACCTGCAGGTACCGTAGATATCGCTTCTACCGATTTTCCATTGTTCCGCTTAGCAGAACAATACTTAATTTATGCAGAAGCCGTGCTTCGCGGCGGCACCGGCGGAGATATGACTACTGCAATAAGCTATTTTAATAAAATTCGCAAACGCGCTTATGGAAATGAGTCCGGAAATGTGTCAAGTATCAATTTGAATTTGATATTGGATGAAAGGGCGCGTGAATTTTATTGGGAATGTATGCGCCGTACAGATTTAATACGCTTCGGCAAGTTTACCTCATCGTCGTATGTGTGGCCCTGGAAAGGCGGGGCAGCCGATGGTACCGGCGTAAGCGATAAATACAATCTCTACCCGATTCCGGTAAGCGATATTCAGGCAAACCCGAATCTTACACAAAACACAGGATATTAA
- a CDS encoding SusE domain-containing protein, translated as MKKLLSKKLFFWMLPLFVFGACNKDGVKVVATQGTPSDLTASTQALNYTTADSANDAISFSWGESDFGYSAAVTYYLQFSYKDSDFSKVYSLAAGNALSQSFKVADFNTIVLGAKYTAGQQNTVSVRVKAQISDSNYVYSNVLQITVTPYQTERVITYPPLYVPGDYQGWGPGSAIIAKLYSPADNKVYDGYINLPSDTNYFKFTAEPDWDGTNYGSGDNIADGGGLSTDGGAGNLMVVGAGYYLLHADIPNLKWTATLQNWGIIGDFNSWGTDVPFDFDEVNQVLVKTIQLPAGGFKFRANQSWEGNDANPNYGGTYDPTSGNVALSLGGGNITIPTAGTYKITLDLRVPSEPVCTIAQQ; from the coding sequence ATGAAAAAGCTATTAAGTAAAAAATTATTCTTTTGGATGCTTCCACTCTTTGTTTTTGGCGCATGTAATAAAGACGGAGTAAAAGTAGTTGCCACACAGGGAACCCCATCAGATTTAACGGCGAGTACACAAGCATTAAACTACACCACAGCAGACTCCGCTAACGACGCCATTTCTTTCAGTTGGGGAGAATCCGATTTCGGATATAGTGCAGCCGTAACATATTATTTGCAGTTTAGCTATAAGGATTCAGACTTCAGTAAGGTTTATAGCTTGGCTGCCGGTAATGCACTTTCTCAAAGTTTTAAAGTCGCAGATTTTAATACTATTGTTTTAGGAGCAAAATATACCGCCGGCCAACAGAATACAGTATCCGTAAGGGTAAAAGCTCAGATAAGCGACAGCAATTATGTTTACTCCAATGTTTTACAAATAACTGTAACGCCATATCAAACAGAAAGAGTAATTACTTATCCGCCTTTGTATGTACCCGGCGATTATCAGGGCTGGGGACCAGGCAGTGCAATCATTGCTAAGTTATATTCTCCTGCGGACAATAAAGTATATGACGGATATATTAATCTGCCAAGCGATACAAATTATTTTAAATTTACAGCAGAACCGGACTGGGACGGAACTAATTACGGTTCCGGCGACAATATTGCCGATGGAGGTGGTTTAAGTACTGATGGAGGAGCTGGTAATCTTATGGTGGTTGGTGCCGGTTACTATTTACTTCACGCCGATATTCCTAATTTAAAATGGACAGCGACTTTGCAAAACTGGGGAATCATTGGCGACTTCAATAGTTGGGGCACAGATGTTCCTTTTGATTTCGATGAGGTAAACCAAGTTTTGGTAAAAACTATACAACTTCCGGCAGGCGGCTTTAAATTTAGAGCAAATCAAAGCTGGGAAGGAAATGATGCTAATCCAAATTATGGTGGTACTTATGACCCGACTTCGGGAAATGTCGCTTTATCTCTTGGCGGTGGAAATATTACAATTCCTACAGCAGGCACATACAAAATTACGTTGGACTTGCGTGTTCCAAGCGAACCCGTATGTACTATAGCTCAACAATAA